A stretch of Pyrenophora tritici-repentis strain M4 chromosome 7, whole genome shotgun sequence DNA encodes these proteins:
- a CDS encoding APS2, Clathrin adaptor complex, small subunit — protein sequence MASAIFFLDLKGKTLLARNYRGDIPMSAVEKFPILLSEAEDESSAVPPCFSSEGINYLYIRHNNLYLLALTKRNTNAAEILLFLHKIVEVFTEYFKELEEESIRDNFVVIYELLDEMMDFGYPQTTETKILQEYITQESHKLEIARPPIAVTNAVSWRSEGIRYRKNEVFLDVIESLNLLVSATGSVLRSEILGAVKMKCYLSGMPELRLGLNDKAMFETTGRATRGKAVEMEDVKFHQCVRLSRFENDRTISFIPPDGEFELMSYRLNTQVKPLIWVECIVESHSGSRIEYMLKARAQFKRRSTANNVQISIPVPEDADTPRFRTNIGTVHYAPETSSIVWKIKQFGGGKEFLMRAELGLPSVRGDDEKGGGMMGGFGGSMGGVGAGKAKRPINVKFEIPYFTTSGIQVRYLKIIEPKLQYPSLPWVRYITQSGDIAVRLPDVN from the exons ATGGCGTCGGCCAtcttctttctcgacctaAAGGGCAAG ACCCTTTTGGCGCGCAACTACAGAGGAGACATTCCCATGTCGGCTGTGGAGAAGTTCCCCATTCTACTGAGCGAGGCTGAAGACGAGAGCTCCGCTGTACCTCCCTGCTTCTCTAGCGAAGGCATCAACTACCTCTACATCCGCCACAACAACCTCTACCTCCTTGCTCTCACCAAACGAAACACCAATGCCGCCGAGATATTGCTCTTTCTGCACAAGATTGTGGAGGTCTTTACCGAATACTTCAAGGAGCTCGAGGAGGAGAGTATACGGGACAACTTTGTCGTCATCTACGAGCTGCTGGATGAGATGATGGACTTTGGCTACCCACAAACCACCGAGACCAAGATCTTGCAAGA ATACATCACACAAGAGTCGCATAAGCTCGAAATCGCACGGCCGCCCATCGCAGTCACAAACGCCGTTAGCTGGCGCAGCGAGGGAATCCGATACCGCAAGAATGAAGTTTTCCTCGACGTCATCGAATCGCTCAACCTCCTAGTCTCCGCAACCGGCAGCGTGCTGCGGTCTGAAATTCTGGGCGCCGTCAAGATGAAGTGTTATCTATCAGGTATGCCGGAGCTACGGCTGGGCTTGAATGACAAGGCCATGTTTGAGACTACAGGAAGAGCCACTCGAGGCAAGGCTGTTGAGATGGAGGACGTCAAGTTCCACCAGTGCGTGAGGTTATCGAGGTTCGAAAACGACCGCACAATCAGCTTCATCCCGCCAGACGGCGAGTTTGAGCTCATGAGCTACCGACTCAACACACAAGTGAAGCCACTGATTTGGGTCGAGTGCATAGTAGAGAGCCATTCGGGTAGCAGGATAGAGTACATGTTGAAG GCGCGAGCACAGTTCAAGCGACGAAGCACAGCTAACAACGTGCAAATCTCCATACCCGTCCCTGAAGACGCCGACACACCACGCTTCCGCACCAATATCGGTACCGTCCACTACGCGCCTGAGACATCGTCGATCGTATGGAAGATCAAGCAATTCGGCGGTGGCAAGGAGTTTCTCATGCGCGCCGAACTCGGTCTACCGTCAGTACGCGGTGATGATGAAAAGGGTGGTGGTATGATGGGAGGCTTCGGTGGCAGCATGGGAGGTGTCGGTGCAGGCAAAGCGAAGCGACCGATCAACGTCAAGTTTGAGATTCCCTACTTTACCACGTCGGGTATCCAAGTGCGGTATCTGAAGATTATCGAGCCAAAG CTGCAATACCCCTCGCTGCCGTGGGTGCGATATATCACTCAGTCTGGCGATATTGCTGTGCGATTACCAGATGTAAACTAG